AACTAGAATCAAACACAACGTGGACGCACAGGACGAACGGTCAGCACTCACAACGGATCGGCGTGTGCATTGCAATTTGAAGGGACATCAAGATGCCTAATAACGTCAGTTGTTGGAAGACTAAGGTTCCGTTTAGttgagcttttggctttggcttttggtcccAAAAGTCAAAAGCCCAATCAAAGAGACTGTATTTggaggctgctttttcagaaACAACTGTTTTTCCGTAGtatatttttgaaagctggtttgactctgcttttggcttttggctttatGCTTTTCGAAATTTGTGGAATAAAAAGCGttttcatagttgtttcaagagagataaagataaaatatatattttatacttgtttaactaaACAACTTTTAACTTTTCTAcaactcacagcccacagcagctttcccacagttcacagcccacaacagcttttttccacggccacagctcaaccaaacacgccctaaaaCACCACAAAAATGCAAGCTCTTCACATGGCTAATGCTTCAGGATAGAATCTGGACCGCTGCAAGACTGCATAGGTCCGGCAATGGCCTAACCTATACTACTTTCTACCCAGCTGTGCATGAGGAACTTTAGAGACCACTCTGCATCTCTTCCAGTGGTGTGGGTACGCTAGATCAGTATGGAGGGGAATAGCCGCTTGATCATGAAGAATAGGACTTGTTCCTGAATTTAGCTGATAATAGTCCACCATCAGCAAAAACCAGAAACACTTGAAAGAAATAATAGTCTTCAACCGAAGACGAGCACAGTGCAGGAGGTCGTTGCAGGAATCAAGGACGAGTGGAGGACATGCATGGTGTTATGCAGGCAACGAAGATTTGGCAATGATGTTACCACAACAGACTACTTCGACGCAGCTGCATCTGCAGGAACTTcagattgtaacaccctaaaatttgaatttttggaaatagagctgaaATAATTTATtcgtgaatttttgtgcacatgaaaacataggaaaataaaaattttcattaatttaaaatttatcataaggtagaaatgtgtttgttgcattcatgccggtcgcatctcgtgtttctatgtgcaaaatgtgtgtttttttatacgtttaggagacgaatatctatccctaggaattttccagcttctttctagaatttaattcctacctccttcaccttaatctttatgttccaagttcccaacaatatttctatgagctccaaatattttatttgggttcatcatgttccaaagtgtctctgggaattttcccccAATTTTCGGAGGtcccggagtatttttcgtggcttaaatatcaattctggacttttctagaattattttatccataaaattaattaattccgaaaataataaatttctcatttaacccaacgctcaaagcccatgtgcaataatcctaataaattctaaaggcccatgcatttatttactaatgtgctttaatgtttatttaggcccattagtaaatgtggagggtgctaccatatcgctagttgacgtggatgtagggagtttttcttcctataaatctgtaccaaccccttgggcaaagcacaccaaaactaccgtaaggagaGCTCCTaatttgggaaatccctcgtgtagtaaattatatttttctcctctttccctCACCGTCGCCGCCGCAGTCACCGCTGCCCTGCCCAGCTCGGCCATCCTCTTCCCGGCAACAAGTAAGGCCGTCTACCATGTTCCTGCCGTCCTGCCGATCTCCAATGTGGCCGCGTCCTCTTCTTGTTTCTTTTTCTCGCAACAGAACAGATCGACTCCTATTCCTGCCATGGATCGCAGCGTCTATCGCCGCTCGTGCCGGCTATTCTCACCTTGAGCCATGCTGTATGCCCGCACGCATGCAACCATCCTATGCGCCTTCCAGCAAAAGATGCATGTTGCGTACGTGCTTCGGCCTTGAGCAGCACGTGATCTACTTGCACCTTTGGTGAGTTCTTCTATAATTATCTTTCTTCCTCCCTCTATGCACTTCTTCATGATATTTAGTATGCAGACAATCAACCGTGATTTAGCCTCCTGTTAAAATAACCAAACTGCATTCTTTCTTTTGTACTCCAATACTCGATCCATATTAATTCTTTTGTCATCAGTTCCTACGTGAATCTTGCATAGAGTGCATAGGTTCTTTGTTTTATATGAATCTGTATAAAACCGCATGTGTGCAGCAGCTCTTGGTCAATCTATCgaaatcctttttcttctttctgtGACTCGTAACAGCCCTATCGATGTTGCCTGTTCCTCATCACCTCTCTACGTACATCTACAGTTTGTACGTACGTCTTGCTGCGACCTTCAGGGATGACCGGAGCTCTTGCCGTATGTGCAGCTCGGCCTGTGTAGCAGGCCGCTGACGCCCGCTCCTGCAGCTGGATGCCGAGCACCAGTCATGTCGTCACGAGCGCCGCTTGCATGGACAGAGAACTCGTAGACATGGGGATCTTCATCGAGACGAACCCTGAATCCCTGTTGAGCTGTGCTGCCATCTTCTGATCCTGCTGCGGCCGAGAGACCTGCCATCCACCATGTTCACATGTGTATGCCTACGTACATCACGCAAGGTATGGAGGCTTACATGCATACGAGCAATTAACGTCACCCGTGCATGCCTGCATTACGCTGTGCCGATCGGCTAGTTAGCTTGATGACCTCATCTTCCACGTCATGCTTTATTGTGGCCATTTTCCTTTACAAAAATAAACCTTGAAATACAATAGGAATACGTAATCATCCTGAGCCGTCCGTTTTTAGATCAATGGTCCAGATTAGAACTTACCCCTTcgctgttctttttttttttgctaaagagTCTCTCTGTTTTTGACAAATAAACCTgcagtccaaaacatgttttcagattttgtcttcttctttggaaagcgtagtatCGTCGgtttagatctaaaatacgttttcagttatttacatATTTTGTcattgattttgttttagccataacttctccgttttaactccgatttgacccgttcaattTGCGTTatgttcgtaatttcataatctacatgttaatactactgttaagtaggtcttcaacttttaaaattcgttattagatttaatctattattttaataaaggaaatcttgtttatttcatatcttctacgtttcaaCTCCGTTTTGagtcattcaagttgcgttagattcatagcaacgagatatacacgttagtaatagtgtttatcatgtcactaatactgaaatttcatggtttaaatcataacttgaaTAACAagtatgcaactgggttttgtaaataaaatatgatttgttttactttagttttataattcgaatctaaaCTTGACTTAATTCCATTTAtagtatctataaaatatcttatatatgttttcatataattaaaacacatgaagctaatggttttatgagtagatctctcataagttgtatcttttcaaccgtagtttcgattagcgtgcttttcgcgtctgtgtgttcgtagtgagacgtagattcgttgtacaaacttttcatattgatttgatgtttggtgtactgttctaatttagatctattgtttgcttcatgtatgattgtatggatgcttgtgtggtgctttatgattaagtccagtcggtgaggtatacgtggtgatcaagaagaagaagaagaacattgaagattaaagcttaccgaaggatcggtgttttaaggcaagtatagcatgggaactttcttgttgtcctatacatatttaatcatttaattcatactgcatgtgtctaccttgactaccactaaggattttctagtactttgtaccttgtgtcttgatacctatggggtattgcattgggtagtatgatgctagtgctcaattaaagaccatgatcttgtaacttgactaatgttatatgcaataaacattaaaagatactttttagcaacatggaacaagggggctagagcattgggctgtttttatggtgctctagattcctctccctaaggacttatctgtaagtgatcatccgggacttatagtacagctgtgagggctacatggctctggctttagctcagtatgaggatcttttctagcttgttagtggttacctttattaacgtaagaatggcttgacgaatcgggtatagtgcggcctctgtccccatgtgtataggctgcgtgtcaatgtgccatcgggaagggaggctctacatctgtttgccgagtgaatctaatggccctaacttgttagacgaacctttgaaaggcttcatagtgaaccctgtcgaccttccttgatagtgggtcaagaggttggccgcctcgggcgaaagggtaaatcacgactcacagtgaaagtgtacaacctctgcagagtgtaaaactggtatatcagccgtgctcacggtcacgagcggccttggaacatttacggaatagatgatgaacacagatgatactgatgatgaagatgctcactaatggttaattgtttatgctattcattattcatatttacctgatcatgtgtttatgggcttgaggtgaactcgttgctactcaattgctaaaatcatgactcattaaaagctaatcgcagttaaccagtgtcagccttttgagcctcatgaaccccatgttatatttgttgagtacgacatgtacttacgcttgctttattttacacatatttggaaaaaaatcccggataggtaccagattgctagtttggaggaattaggcttgtgatcaaccagtcagttgtccctgtggatttggagtcttcgcctgaagatcagagttgtctttacgctgtctatactctgaggttataatctttatactaatacgttatgaatttaagcattgtctattgatattaccttatttgtagctatatgtgagatttgacttcctgggctcacatatggtgtgtatctggttttgttcttaaaaccgggtgcgacatAGATGCACAAAAACACTGATATGGATCGAGATGAAACACTGAGATAGATTATATAGACCTATAACTACAATTTGATAGTTCATGAACCGAGATGAGAAGTCGAGAATAGTATAGAGACCGAGCATGTAATTTCTCTCACTACGTCGAACGGGTCAACGGGTCCAGCGTCATTCCCTGGACACCTACCATTCCTTGAAAGTTCTTGGCCTTGTAGTAGCTTTGTGAATCCATCCATGCATGGATCACATGCCTGGTTGTTTTCCCCAGTTTGAAAAATTAAATAcactaattttttttgtttggaaCCAGTCGTGTTTGTAAGCCCCTTTCTTTGTTCAAACAAATATTTTGCTTTTTTTATTTAGGAGAAAGAAACAAATATTTTGCTAGTAAGAAAACAAAGAAATTGCAACACAAAAGCATGACGGACGGCCCAGGAGAAGAAGGCCCGTGCGGGTGCGCTCCCACTGGGCCCAATGGGCTGAATAACCCCAGACTGCGCTTAAGGCCGTCCGCCGCATTAGTTATCTTCACCACGTGTGCTCTAtcaattctaaaaaaaaagtgTGCTGTATCTCTCgtctctcccctctctctctacCTGCCATGCGACGACTGGTTAGCCTACCGCCGTGCCGCCGTCGCCCGACACCAGGTGCCGATGCCTTGTCGGTCtcgtcgccggcgacgagcacccaccaggtattcctaccccttctcttcccttcccttcccttcccgctGTGCggaaccgagcacccaaaccctaactttATCTTTTACTGGGTTTGCCCCCCTTTGTACCGTACCAGGAGTTTAATTAGAAGAAGGCCAGGATATTAAGCGGAACTCGGCCCACTCCAACACCTCCACGGGCAGATACACGGCTGTCAGCTGCGAAAGATGCCTTAGTGCACAAAAAAGGCCTCCGAGCCCAATTCTGACCCTTGGCCCGGGAATGGATGGAAAAAAAATGCAGTAAAAAGATCTTCTCCGAGAGTGAGATGCACAGTCGTaataaaaaaatttgaaaaagcgCCATTTGAGCGCAATTGTATCTCCCGTGGTGGCGTGCGCTAGACATTAGCGCGCCTAGCTTTTTGCCTTTtttctgatatatatatatatatatatatatatatatatatatatatatatatatatatatatatatatatatatatgagaagcAGTTGCACCTATCACTTTCTCTAATCCCAATGAACCACATAAATGTTGCCTTTTCTGTTATTTATATACCAAACAAAATGTAAATGTGATACTTTCTAATAATTAGAACAAACCAAATTCAAAATGTGAGAGGCAGATGCAACTGGCACTTTCTCTAACCCCCACGAACCACATATCTGCGTGATTTGTATTTTACCATTATGTTCCACAATATATCCGTGCTTACAGATTTATAGCGTACATTTAACGCTTAGTATGTTCATTGATCCTTTTCAAGATCCATTACAATTGGTAACAACAAAAAACACCACTTTACCAACTACACACATATTGTTGCATTGTGTTGCTGATTGTCTTACCTGCAAAGAATTCCAGCCAGCTTTGGTACAGTGCAGGGGCTGCCAAACTGGTCAGTGGTCACGGAAGTCAGAAGAACACTGCAGTACTGGAAACATTATAGTTACCCTGTTTGGCTGGCTGATTTTTCAGCCGCTGATGATGctaatgctgatttattgtgagagaaaaacattgttccatggctgaaaagtagtactgataagttcaagccatccactATTCATTCTCTTTTCATTGAGGAAAAACATGATCATGTGATTCATTATGTTCTCTGTTTTTCCCAGAAGTGTTGATAATCTTCCAGGGGAAACGGAACTTCAGAGAAGAGTAAATGTGGAAGAACAATATCTTTCACTTCATTTACCTCGTATGAATCATACTTTGTATTTAGATCATCTTATTGATGAGAATATGAGATAGATTATGTAACAGTTAGTTTACTACAACATCCTAATTAGTTTGGGTATTATTGTGATTTACTAACTAGTTGAAATATTTAAAAGAAACTACATGCTATAAGTTTTGTATGTGGTATGTACTGCTAGGAATTTTTTAGGTTTTATTTAAGATTACTATTGCCGATATCCCTTTTCCAACAATACTAGAAACACAGGCGTGCCGGCCTACCATGTTGGTATGGCAAATGGATAGGGAGCTACTTGTGGAGATATATCATGGGCGCGCAGGAGGTCGGTGTCCTCTCCCATTGGTATAGTGCTGTCCCATAGACACGAGATATATACTGATGCCCTTTTATGTAACTATGTAACCTATTTAATGCTaactatacatatacatatacatatgaaTGCAGGTCACCTCAGTAGAAGGAAATCATCTCGAGATCCCATAGACCACCCACTGAAGTTTGATTGGAGGAAGGGGCCTCCTGACGTTTGAGATACATCTGTAGCTGTAAGCTACCCAATGAAGATGACTGGTAGCTCCAAGCTGCTGCCATTGTGGTGAACTTTATCGATTGAATTACCGTGTCTAGAGTCAGTAGTAGTGATCAGCTGTGGAGTTGGTTTCTGGGAGGGATAAATATGAACTTCTGTTGGTTGAAGAACCTGTAACGATTATGATGTTTCACTGTTAACTGCTGTAAACCCCTCAGGATGCTGGGGATGTTTTATTCCCTGGAACactaagaaaaaaaaataattcaTGGGATGATTTCTTGGCCTGTACTCTGTAGGTTGTGCAGGAGGTCTTAGTTTTAATTTACTTTAGAGCTGTTGATCAATCAACCTGCATACTCATATGTAGGAACCAATATATACAGCAGAAGTTAGTTTGTACAGACAGTTGTTTTCATGCAATAGCGTGAATTGTGGATTGTGTTAATAGCAATCTTTTGTGGTATATAAAGCCTAATGGTTTATAAATAAAGAAAATGGATCCCAATAAGGGAACATGTTTTATGTATATCATTGTCTTGTGCAAACATAAGTTGTGCTCTTGGACTCTAATGTTGCATTTCAGGTAACACCATTCGTGAGTTCTATTCAATGCTAACAGGTGAACTAGAGTTGTATAAGGTGTGACAGTGTGAGCCCTAGAGGTGTGGGCGTGCAAGAGAGGAGAGCTACTCTGTTTTGGCTACCAATGAACTGAGTACATAACTGGTCGGAGGTGGACATGATGTCCGGTCTCTACCCTGAGCCCTAACTCTTGTTCCCCGGGATTCACCAATTCTTTCCAAATTCCCTCCTGCTATCGTTCTATCCAGTTCGTGATCATGGTTCATAACAGATACCCTTGACCTTATAATTCCCTCGTGTTCTCTAGCAGGTTTAGTCGCGTCCACCTTGCCCATTGGCAACTGCTCCCCTTCCACAATGTTTGCCATCTCTCCCTCTGCTTCAACTCTCATGGTGGTTATGGTTACAGTAGCTGGGAGAGTCCCTCCTTGGAGGCGTCCTTCTCACACCTCCTCTCCTACTAAGCTAGGATTTGCGGGTAAAAACCTTCCCTTGCGAGCTTGCGACGTCGGCGCGGGTCGTTTACTTCGTGAAGGCGCCACAAGGCTTCCCTGCTCTGTTTCCGCTCCGCTGCTCTGTTTCCTGCCATAGTGGTGCTTCTGGTTGTTTCGTTGGTGGTGCTCGGTAGCAACGTTTGGCTTGGTTGCCTGAGTTAGTTGTTTTTGCTAGTTGTGGCGTCTTTTAGTTGTGGAGTTCCTAGTTAGGTCGTTTTTCGACTAGGTTAAATTGCTAGTTGTATCGTCTTGACCAAGTTGGCTCGGTGAAGTTCACCGGAGCATGTAGTGATGTGAAGTTCTTAGTGGTCTGGTTGCAGTGCCAAGTTGTATGAGATGAGTGGCGTACTCTCcttaggccatgttcgcttcgctgaaaaaataaggcaaaacactgttctggctgaattgttgtgagggaaaaatactgttccggctaaaaaacaagctgaaaaagatggattataagagaaacgaatatGGCCTTAGTTGTGTTGTTTTTTGGCCCAATTTTCacacaatggccccgttcgcttggctgaaaacactgttccggctgaattgttgtgagagaaaaatactgttccggctgaaaaaagaacacGAACAAAGCAAAACTTAAGGTCGGCCGAACGGGGCAAAAAAAACTCAGCCCGACACTTGTTTTCTTTTTCATCATCTAATATAAATAGCGGCAAAACGTTTGCCATCCTTTTAAAAAACCCTCCTACACAAAAAAATTGACAGAGCAATGCTTAAGGGAAATTGCTGAATccccatttcaaaaaaaaaaaaccctcctACACAAAAATTTGACAGAGCAATGCTTAAGGGAAATTGCTGAATCCCCATTTCAAAAAAAGAGCAAATTGCAGCAACGCACTGCATTGCAAATACCCACCAAGTGCACCCGTCTTTGAGTACGCCCCATTTGTTTAggcttgtttgactgataagctatagctgaaagtattattggctgatttggtgtgagagaaaaataatgttcattGGTtgaaaaaaatacgacttataagcaaGCAAGTCCAAATGGACAGGGTGAGAACTTGAATTAAGGCGTTATAAATCATGCCCCACAGAAGGAAAAAAACAGAAGGGAATAACTCAGTCAACGACCACCTCACCCGTACGGAACTCGTACTCGCAGTCCACGTTCCCCATGCCTCACCGCCGGGACTTGAGCACACACGGGACCGAAATGCTTAGCTGATCTAGGCCCAGATCGAGCCCTCCGCTGGGCAGCTCGGGTCCACCCGGATcaagaggcttcaaggtcatgcAGAAGGCAGCGAGTGACGCCGGAGAGGAGTGCGCTGTCGAAGAGGAGCGAGACGCTGGGGATCGGGCGCCGCGCCGGTggggtgcgccgccgccgccgccctcaagCCAAGGAGacatcgccgtcgtcgtcctgAAGTCCTAGCGTTAGACTTGAGCCAATTGGGTCCTGTCTGGCCTGGCCCGGCCCTCGGGCTAGGCCCCCAAGTTCGACAGTTTTTGCCCCTGCCCGCAAACCTCAGTGGAGAGGGTTTGGGCACAGATCCTGTTACCTATTTTTTTTTTCGGCACGAGCCTAGCACGAAATACTGATTTTAGCTATTTTATACTGCAAAAATGTGCGAGCGACATGTCTAAGCCCGAGCCTGGCTCAAAAAGTTAGGCCACTTGCCCGGTGAAACAATTATAGACAGTACTTTTTTGACCTGGAATAGCCGAGCTTTTCTTCAGCCCGGTCTAGACCATAAAATGCTCAAGTCTACTGTGCACGTGGTCGCTCTGTAAGTCGCGGATGGCGGAGCCAAATTACCCCCTCGATGCCTACCTTATTCACCTCCATCTCTAaataaatagattcctagagttgtcttaagtcaaaattttaaaacttcgaccgAATTTGTAGAAAAAAACTGTCAAAatttatgacattaaattagtatcattagatatataatatttttataatatacttattttatgtcatagatgttcttactcttttctgtaaagttagtcaaatttaagattgtttgacttgtatggattctaggaattgatttatcaGGGGCTGTGGGAGTAATTAGGTAAACAAACGCGTCCAAATAATTAAGTTGTAGAAAAGTCATCACCTGCAGCTAACTTGAAGCTTCCATTTATTTATATAGGTAATAAGACAAAAATAAAGCAGCCAACTTGCTGTGGGACTGTGGGTCTCGTCACTAGAAACATCCTTGAAGTTTCCTAGTAGTCACTGTCTTTTCTTTTGCTTTCAGTCCGAAAATACAATAGATTCAAGTCCTGAAAGTATTTTTTTGTCAGAATGGAAAAAAACAATCACCAACAGTTCCCAACCGGCCAATTCCATTTCTCAATCTTTTCATGCTTGAAAAATAGATCGAGCGCACGGATATATCCGCGCGTTTCTCGCTCGCGTATCCAtcggccaatctaaaggtggaagagCATGGGAAAAaaataaagagtaggaaagagTTGCAATGCAAAATTAGAAGTGgctaggataatttagaaatagtatatgatttttatgtaaaattatcttctatattttaggagcgaATTATTGGGAACTGTCGGAGATGATCTTATTTATTCTTTTTAATAATTTTTGACGAGTTGAAAAACCTTAtggttttgagaaaaaaaatgttaggaatttttggagatgctctaaaatgATCTGAAGTTTAGTGGCTAAATTTAAACCATAGGATCAAATATGGTCTTGGCTTCTTTATATTGTATAGGACGGGAGAGTAAGATGTTTCGCATGCATCCATTAGTGGGATATTAGAGATAGAAGATTGAAAATTCGCTACTCTCCTCGGGACACAAATATTCATTGCCTGCTGTGCCGTTCTTGTGAGGGAGAAAGATCACCCTGGAGCGCTGAGATGGAGGCAACGCTAGTGAGCGCTTCGATGGGAGTGATGAACTCCCTCCTCGCGAAGCTCGCAGCCCTTGTGAGTGGTGAGTACAAGTTGCTTAAGCAGGTCCATGGGGAGATAGTTTTCCTTGAGAGCGATCTCCGTAGCATGAACGCACTCTTGCAGAGGCTCGCGGACATGCAAAATCTTGACCCCCAAATGACGGAGTGGAGGGATCGGGTGCGTGAGCTGGCATACGACATCGAGGATTGCATCGACCTCTTCATGCATCAGCTTAGTTCTGCAGATGCCAAGGCTGGGCTTGGGCAAAAGATTGTATCCCAGCTGCGGAAGATACGAGCGTCCCATCAGATCCAAGAACTCAAGTCTCGCGTTGTGGTGGAGAGTGAGAGACAAAAGAGGTACTACTTGTTTCACGACTTCACCTTGAGTTCCAGTGTCTCTGTGAAAGTAGACCCTTGGTTGCCCGCACTTTATGTTGAGGAGGACAGATCAGTGGGCACTAGTCCATTAACACGTGCTCTCGGTCTAGAATTTTAGAAGATTTACCTATTAGTTATTGTTTAATACATATAACAAATAaagaattacttatattaaattaATGTTTTTGTGTTTGTTTATTTTCTAATATAATAGATCCAAGTATCATTAACTTACTAATACTTTTTTTTGCAAGGGActgatttttaaattttttcactcatattcatatttttttctTTACATGGCACCTATGTATATTTTACATACACAATTAGTTTGAAACCTTACCATTAACTATAGTGGTTATTTTTGCATCATGTATCTTGCGAAGTCATGAATCTGAATTTTGTTCATATTTTATTCTTATTGACTACTACACATTCTTTTTATCCTCAAGTTAAGTTAAAACTCTTGTGGTTGTATTTTTTATTAACTCTCTTTTTAGCACTTTTTAGAATGAAAATTTTAGGTCATAGAGTACGTTCTTAAATACTATATTACCATAACCAATCATTTGAAACATGCACCATGTCGCTTAAAGTAATCGATAGAGCATGAATTGAGATCTTGGATGGGGGTCGCAATGCTAACCTTAATAGAATTTTAATACTTAAGCCTTATAATAATCGGTTTTTACTCTAGAGTAATCTTATAGGGTCTAAAAATATAGTGACCAGTGGTCTCCTACACTTCTTAAGATGATTGAATTTAACTATCAAAGAACTACATGTGCAGTTATAGTTTTACTGCCAATATAGACGTGTCAAACATTTtagttaaaatatataaatatatttaatGTAATAACCTATACAAATTATATGTCATAGTTACTAATAGGTTTTAAACATTTTTTAGTATGATTAGTGTATGACTTGTTAAGGAAATATTTTTTATGTGATGAAACATAACATAT
The nucleotide sequence above comes from Miscanthus floridulus cultivar M001 chromosome 18, ASM1932011v1, whole genome shotgun sequence. Encoded proteins:
- the LOC136524167 gene encoding disease resistance protein Pik-2-like, producing the protein MGVMNSLLAKLAALVSGEYKLLKQVHGEIVFLESDLRSMNALLQRLADMQNLDPQMTEWRDRVRELAYDIEDCIDLFMHQLSSADAKAGLGQKIVSQLRKIRASHQIQELKSRVVVESERQKRYYLFHDFTLSSSVSVKVDPWLPALYVEEDRSVGTSPLTRALGLEF